In one Rutidosis leptorrhynchoides isolate AG116_Rl617_1_P2 chromosome 8, CSIRO_AGI_Rlap_v1, whole genome shotgun sequence genomic region, the following are encoded:
- the LOC139863048 gene encoding WRKY transcription factor 55-like, with amino-acid sequence MEEIVSLILHGCKLVKNLEETLPNIANQPHVLINSCDDISRVFGNVREKLSTALQEYRHHEPPMEVGGGSVPEWLRGSRSMDMVLHDEQLVLHQQHGSDAIASQELGSGNVGALAPDATPSLQRTRRRKYEEDRRTFRIAAPRMGNTEIPQEDGFTWRKYGQKEILGSRFPRGYYRCTHQKLYNCPAKKQVQRLDNDPYTFEVTYRGDHTCTMSSTAPSMPPQPPPPPPTETLAPPTASQAVVPHRLSMDINRSVGDLYSITQQTGQAYRHQIDIGSGVGPSSSTRYADYLGVTDLVDTMFNSGSSSNNSMELIFSTDEEKKDDGEKTN; translated from the exons ATGGAGGAAATAGTGTCTTTGATTCTTCATGGGTGTAAGTTAGTTAAAAACCTTGAAGAAACACTACCCAATATAGCAAACCAACCTCATGTTCTTATTAATTCTTGTGATGACATTAGTAGGGTTTTTGGTAACGTAAGGGAGAAGTTGAGCACGGCGTTACAAGAGTATCGTCACCACGAGCCGCCAATGGAAGTTGGTGGTGGATCAGTGCCAGAGTGGCTGAGGGGCTCGCGTTCAATGGATATGGTGCTACATGATGAACAACTTGTTCTCCATCAGCAACATGGATCGGATGCCATTGCTAGCCAAGAATTAGGTAGTGGTAATGTTGGGGCCCTGGCCCCCGATGCCACTCCTTCATTGCAACGAACACGAAGAAG GAAATATGAAGAAGATAGACGAACTTTCCGAATAGCTGCTCCCAGAATGGGCAACACAGAAATTCCACAAGAAGACGGCTTCACTTGGAGAAAATACGGTCAAAAAGAAATTCTAGGCTCACGATTTCCAAG GGGATATTACAGATGCACCCATCAAAAATTATACAACTGTCCAGCTAAAAAACAAGTTCAAAGACTTGATAATGACCCTTATACTTTTGAAGTAACTTATCGCGGTGACCATACATGTACCATGTCCTCCACTGCACCTTCCATGCCGCCAcagccgccaccaccaccaccaacagagACTTTGGCCCCACCTACAGCTTCACAAGCCGTGGTCCCACACAGGTTATCAATGGATATCAACCGGTCAGTTGGAGATCTTTATAGTATCACTCAACAAACGGGACAAGCATATAGACACCAAATTGATATTGGTAGCGGGGTCGGTCCATCGTCTTCTACAAGATATGCTGATTATCTAGGGGTTACAGATTTGGTTGATACAATGTTTAATTCAGGCAGTAGTAGCAACAATAGTATGGAATTGATATTTTCTACTGatgaagaaaaaaaagatgatggAGAAAAGACAAATTGA